The following coding sequences are from one Tolumonas lignilytica window:
- a CDS encoding glutamate synthase-related protein: MEPAVPQRQGMYDPVNEHDACGVGFVAHMKGQKSHSIVEQGLLILKNLDHRGAVGADPLQGDGAGILIQIPDQLYREELAKQGITLPLAGEYGVGMVFLPQEAASRLACQEEIERAVRGEGQVVLGWRDVPVNRDMPMSPAVKAKEPVIRQIFVARGPDVLVTDALERKLYIIRKRASHAIRALKLKHCYEFYVPSFSARTVNYKGLLLADQVGVYYNDLADPRCVSALALVHQRFSTNTFPTWDLAHPFRMIAHNGEINTVRGNVNWMRARERSVTSPVLGADLDKVWPLIYPGQSDSASFDNALELLIMGGYSMAHAVMMMIPEAWEKHSLMDENRRAFYEYHAAMMEPWDGPAAVAFTDGRQIGATLDRNGLRPARYLVTKDDLVVMASESGVLPIEDSRIAQKWRLQPGKMFLIDMEQGRIIDDKELKDSLASSKPYREWLSKVRINIDEIPGEAQPFDKKASLLDYQQAFGYTMEDTKVLLTPMAEKGEEAIGSMGNDAALPVLSSQNKVLFNYFRQLFAQVTNPPIDPIREEMVMSLVSFIGPRPNLLNNADINPPIRLEVAQPILNAAKIEKIRNIQQYTNGKFRSHELNICYPVAWGKEGVEARLASLAAEAEDAVRGGANILLISDRNIDRDHIAIPALLATSTVHLHLVKKGLRTNTGLVVETGSARETHHFALLGGYGAEAVHPWLAMETLREMAGGDAAKEEKYVANFVKAVGKGLCKVMSKMGISTYMSYTGAQIFEAVGLKKAFVDKYFSGTPSKVEGIGLFDVAEEAIRMHEAAFSADPVLENMLETGGEYAFRIRGEDHMWTPDAIAKLQHSTRSGKYESYKEYAKIINDQTKRHLTLRGLFEIKKAAEPVPLEEVESAKEIVKRFATGAMSLGSISTEAHTTLAVAMNRIGGKSNTGEGGEDANRFIPVSQPTLLSDIIGKSRIERDLELQAGDSLRSAIKQVASGRFGVTVEYLVNADQIQIKMAQGAKPGEGGQLPGDKVSEYIGKLRHSVPGVGLISPPPHHDIYSIEDLAQLIHDLKNANPSASVSVKLVSEVGVGTVAAGVSKAKADHVVIAGHDGGTGASPLSSIKYAGSPWELGLAETQQTLVLNRLRGRIRVQVDGQIKTGRDVIIGALLGADEFGFATAPLVVEGCIMMRKCHLNTCPVGVATQDPELRKRFTGQPEHVVNYFFFVAEEVRELMAEMGIRKFEDLIGRSDLLDKRAGVEHWKAQGLDFSNVFYQPAVGADEPRLHAGTQDHALEKALDQELVKQAMPALENRQPVRIELPVKNINRTVGTMLSGEVAKRFGGAGLPDDTIHVTLNGTAGQSFAAFLAKGVTLELVGEGNDYVGKGLSGGRIIVRPNANFTGKTHENTIIGNTVMYGATSGHAYLSGVGGERFAVRNSGATAVVEGVGDHGCEYMTGGTVVVLGQTGRNFAAGMSGGLAYVLDEDNSFANRCNLSMVTLEKVLPTAEQSVDDPWHTDQSDEDHLKALIAQHAKYTGSPRAQAILADWDTYRGKFVKVYPNEYRRALKEMTAAPQEKEIA, encoded by the coding sequence ATGGAACCGGCGGTACCCCAACGACAAGGGATGTATGACCCCGTAAACGAACATGATGCGTGCGGTGTCGGATTTGTGGCCCATATGAAGGGTCAAAAAAGTCATAGCATTGTCGAACAGGGTTTGTTGATCCTGAAGAACCTCGACCACCGTGGTGCAGTGGGTGCTGATCCGCTGCAAGGCGATGGCGCAGGTATTCTGATTCAAATCCCTGATCAACTGTATCGCGAAGAACTGGCCAAACAAGGTATTACGCTGCCACTGGCAGGTGAATACGGCGTTGGTATGGTGTTCCTGCCGCAGGAAGCGGCGTCTCGTCTGGCTTGCCAGGAAGAGATCGAACGTGCGGTACGCGGTGAAGGCCAGGTCGTGCTGGGCTGGCGTGATGTACCGGTGAACCGTGACATGCCTATGTCTCCGGCAGTAAAAGCCAAAGAACCGGTTATTCGTCAGATTTTCGTTGCCCGTGGCCCAGATGTACTGGTGACCGATGCGCTGGAACGTAAACTCTACATCATCCGTAAGCGTGCATCTCATGCCATTCGTGCTCTGAAACTCAAACACTGCTACGAATTCTACGTGCCATCATTTTCTGCACGTACTGTGAACTACAAAGGTCTGCTGCTGGCCGATCAGGTAGGCGTTTACTATAACGACCTGGCTGACCCACGCTGTGTGTCTGCGCTGGCGCTGGTTCACCAACGTTTCTCCACTAACACCTTCCCAACATGGGATCTGGCACATCCATTCCGCATGATCGCGCACAACGGTGAAATCAATACCGTGCGTGGTAACGTGAACTGGATGCGTGCCCGTGAGCGTTCAGTCACCTCTCCGGTGCTGGGTGCTGACTTAGATAAAGTATGGCCGCTGATTTATCCAGGTCAGTCAGACTCTGCGTCTTTCGACAACGCATTGGAACTGCTGATCATGGGTGGCTACTCCATGGCACATGCCGTGATGATGATGATTCCGGAAGCGTGGGAAAAACATTCCCTGATGGATGAAAACCGTCGCGCGTTCTACGAATATCATGCCGCCATGATGGAACCATGGGATGGCCCAGCTGCGGTTGCCTTCACCGACGGCCGTCAGATTGGTGCTACGCTGGACCGTAACGGTCTGCGCCCAGCCCGTTATCTAGTGACTAAAGATGACTTGGTAGTCATGGCTTCTGAGTCTGGCGTACTGCCAATCGAAGATTCGCGTATCGCGCAAAAATGGCGTTTGCAGCCAGGCAAGATGTTCCTGATCGACATGGAACAAGGCCGCATCATTGACGATAAAGAACTGAAAGATTCATTGGCCAGCTCTAAACCATATCGCGAATGGCTGAGCAAAGTTCGTATCAACATTGATGAAATTCCTGGCGAAGCACAGCCTTTCGATAAAAAAGCGTCTCTGCTGGATTATCAACAAGCGTTCGGTTACACCATGGAAGACACCAAAGTTCTGCTGACCCCAATGGCAGAAAAAGGTGAAGAAGCGATCGGTTCCATGGGTAACGATGCCGCCTTGCCGGTACTGTCCAGTCAGAATAAAGTGCTGTTCAATTACTTCCGTCAGTTGTTTGCGCAGGTAACCAATCCGCCGATCGACCCGATCCGTGAAGAGATGGTAATGTCGCTGGTGTCTTTCATTGGCCCACGTCCAAACCTGCTGAACAATGCCGACATCAATCCACCGATCCGTCTGGAAGTGGCTCAGCCAATCCTGAATGCCGCCAAGATCGAGAAGATCCGCAATATTCAGCAATACACCAATGGCAAATTCCGCTCGCATGAGCTGAATATCTGCTACCCGGTTGCTTGGGGTAAAGAAGGTGTTGAAGCCCGTCTGGCGTCTCTGGCCGCAGAAGCCGAAGATGCAGTACGTGGTGGTGCCAACATCCTGCTGATCTCTGACCGCAACATTGATCGTGACCACATTGCCATTCCTGCATTGCTGGCGACGTCAACCGTTCACCTACATCTGGTGAAAAAAGGTCTGCGTACCAACACCGGTCTGGTGGTTGAAACCGGCTCTGCCCGCGAAACGCATCATTTCGCCCTGCTCGGTGGCTATGGTGCCGAAGCCGTTCACCCATGGCTGGCCATGGAAACCCTGCGTGAAATGGCAGGCGGCGACGCAGCGAAAGAAGAGAAATACGTTGCTAACTTCGTGAAGGCAGTCGGTAAAGGTCTGTGCAAAGTCATGTCGAAGATGGGTATCTCCACTTACATGTCTTACACTGGCGCGCAAATCTTCGAAGCTGTGGGTCTGAAGAAGGCATTTGTTGATAAATACTTCTCTGGTACACCATCTAAGGTCGAAGGTATCGGTCTGTTTGATGTGGCTGAAGAAGCGATCCGCATGCACGAAGCGGCATTCTCTGCCGATCCGGTACTGGAAAACATGCTGGAAACTGGCGGCGAATATGCGTTCCGTATCCGTGGCGAAGACCATATGTGGACACCGGATGCCATTGCTAAACTGCAGCACTCTACCCGTAGCGGCAAATACGAGAGCTACAAAGAGTATGCCAAGATCATCAACGACCAGACTAAACGTCATCTGACGTTACGTGGTCTGTTTGAGATCAAGAAAGCGGCTGAACCAGTTCCGCTGGAAGAAGTGGAATCAGCGAAAGAGATCGTTAAACGTTTCGCGACTGGTGCGATGTCGCTGGGTTCGATTTCTACCGAAGCTCACACCACGCTGGCTGTAGCGATGAACCGCATCGGCGGTAAATCTAACACCGGTGAAGGTGGCGAAGATGCGAACCGTTTCATCCCTGTGAGTCAGCCTACCCTGCTGTCTGACATTATCGGTAAATCACGTATTGAGCGTGATCTGGAACTGCAGGCGGGTGACAGCTTACGTTCAGCTATCAAACAGGTTGCATCTGGTCGTTTCGGTGTCACCGTTGAATATCTGGTGAATGCCGACCAGATCCAGATCAAGATGGCGCAGGGTGCTAAACCAGGTGAAGGTGGTCAGTTACCTGGTGATAAAGTTTCCGAATATATCGGTAAACTGCGTCACTCTGTACCGGGTGTAGGTCTGATTTCTCCACCACCACACCACGATATTTACTCGATCGAAGATTTGGCTCAGCTGATCCACGATCTGAAAAACGCCAACCCATCAGCTTCTGTGTCTGTGAAACTGGTGTCTGAAGTGGGTGTTGGTACCGTCGCTGCGGGTGTATCCAAAGCGAAAGCGGATCACGTGGTTATCGCGGGCCATGATGGTGGTACCGGCGCATCGCCGCTGTCTTCCATCAAATATGCGGGTTCGCCATGGGAACTGGGTCTGGCCGAAACACAACAAACGCTGGTGTTGAACCGTCTGCGTGGTCGTATCCGCGTGCAGGTTGACGGTCAGATCAAGACCGGCCGTGACGTGATCATCGGTGCTCTGCTGGGTGCGGATGAATTCGGTTTTGCAACCGCACCGCTGGTGGTTGAAGGCTGTATCATGATGCGTAAGTGTCATCTGAATACCTGCCCAGTTGGTGTTGCCACTCAGGATCCTGAACTGCGTAAACGCTTCACCGGTCAACCAGAACACGTCGTGAACTACTTCTTCTTCGTTGCGGAAGAAGTGCGTGAACTGATGGCTGAAATGGGTATCCGTAAATTTGAAGATCTGATTGGTCGTTCTGATCTGCTGGACAAACGTGCCGGTGTTGAACACTGGAAAGCACAAGGCCTGGATTTCAGCAATGTATTCTATCAACCAGCAGTAGGTGCTGATGAACCTCGCCTGCATGCCGGCACTCAAGATCACGCGCTGGAAAAAGCACTGGATCAAGAGTTGGTGAAACAAGCTATGCCAGCACTGGAAAACCGTCAGCCAGTGCGCATTGAATTACCAGTGAAAAATATCAACCGTACGGTCGGTACCATGCTGTCTGGTGAAGTTGCCAAACGCTTCGGTGGTGCCGGTCTGCCGGATGACACCATTCATGTCACTCTGAATGGTACTGCTGGTCAGAGTTTTGCCGCGTTCCTGGCTAAAGGTGTCACACTGGAACTGGTTGGTGAAGGTAACGACTACGTTGGTAAAGGTCTGTCTGGCGGTCGTATCATCGTACGTCCAAATGCCAACTTCACTGGTAAGACTCACGAAAACACCATCATCGGCAATACTGTCATGTACGGTGCGACCTCTGGTCACGCCTACCTGAGTGGTGTCGGTGGCGAGCGTTTCGCTGTCCGTAACTCCGGTGCTACCGCCGTTGTGGAAGGTGTTGGTGACCACGGTTGTGAATACATGACAGGTGGTACCGTTGTGGTTCTGGGCCAGACCGGTCGTAACTTTGCAGCCGGTATGTCTGGTGGTCTTGCCTATGTGCTGGACGAAGACAACTCTTTCGCGAACCGTTGCAACCTGTCGATGGTTACCCTGGAAAAAGTCTTACCGACCGCAGAGCAGTCCGTAGATGATCCATGGCACACCGATCAGAGTGATGAAGACCATCTGAAAGCACTGATCGCGCAACATGCGAAATACACTGGTAGCCCTCGCGCACAAGCGATTCTGGCTGACTGGGATACTTACCGTGGTAAGTTTGTAAAAGTTTATCCAAATGAGTACCGTCGTGCTCTGAAGGAAATGACTGCTGCACCGCAGGAAAAGGAGATTGCGTAA
- a CDS encoding transcriptional regulator GcvA, with amino-acid sequence MLRRLPPLNALKAFEAAARHLSFTKAAEELFVTQAAISHQIKTLEEFLGLKLFRRRNRSLLLTEEGQGYYQDIRSIFSSIGEATERLMARSAKGTLTVTMQPSFAIQWLVPRLMLFSQLHPEIDVRIKAVDQDDGTLVDDVDIAIYYGDGHWPDLQLYKLHSEYRIPVCAPSLLQSKQLAVANDLVNFTLLHDGSRRDWARWLQDAGVSIPNAGQGPIFSHSTMVLQAAVLGQGVALGHSLLARPEIKAGRLICPLPQTLNSHKAYYLVMAPGHDSLGKVAAFRDWIMAMVQQEEDEFGSML; translated from the coding sequence ATGTTGCGAAGGCTCCCGCCACTGAATGCGCTAAAAGCTTTTGAAGCTGCAGCCCGTCATCTTAGTTTTACCAAAGCGGCGGAAGAGCTGTTTGTCACGCAAGCCGCAATCAGTCATCAAATTAAGACACTGGAAGAGTTTCTCGGTTTAAAGCTGTTCAGGCGGCGGAATCGGAGTCTATTGTTGACGGAAGAGGGGCAGGGTTACTATCAGGACATCCGTTCTATCTTCAGCTCTATCGGTGAGGCAACCGAACGTCTGATGGCCCGCAGTGCCAAAGGTACACTGACCGTTACGATGCAGCCCAGTTTTGCTATCCAGTGGTTAGTGCCACGTCTGATGTTATTCAGCCAGCTGCATCCGGAAATTGATGTGCGTATTAAGGCGGTCGATCAGGACGATGGGACCCTGGTCGATGATGTGGATATAGCAATTTATTATGGCGACGGTCATTGGCCGGATTTGCAGCTATACAAACTGCATTCCGAATATCGTATTCCTGTTTGTGCGCCCTCTTTATTACAAAGCAAGCAACTAGCGGTGGCGAATGATCTGGTCAACTTTACGTTGCTGCATGATGGTTCCCGCCGTGACTGGGCGCGCTGGTTGCAGGATGCGGGCGTGTCTATACCAAATGCTGGACAAGGGCCGATCTTTAGCCATTCAACCATGGTGTTACAAGCAGCAGTCTTGGGGCAAGGAGTGGCGTTGGGGCACAGTTTACTGGCTCGCCCTGAAATCAAGGCGGGACGATTGATTTGTCCGTTACCCCAAACGCTGAACAGTCATAAAGCCTATTATCTGGTGATGGCGCCCGGTCATGATTCGTTGGGTAAGGTTGCCGCTTTTCGAGACTGGATCATGGCGATGGTACAGCAGGAAGAAGATGAGTTTGGTTCGATGCTATGA
- the ppnN gene encoding nucleotide 5'-monophosphate nucleosidase PpnN: MITYVNPVGSMALLSQLEVDDLQQAAAGEIYQLYRNCTLAVLNSGSKTDSSKEILEKYQNFSVNIISRERGVKLELFNAPTSAFVDGEIIRGLQEHLFSVLRDILYVSKLEAEIGLNLSNSSHITNLVFSILRNAHTVRTGEIPNVVVCWGGHSINDEEYHYCREVGYHLGLRDLNICTGCGPGAMEGPMKGAAVGHANQRFPHRRYIGLSEPSIIAAEPPNPIVTELVILPDIEKRLEAFVRLGHGIVIFPGGVGTAEELLYILGILMNPANQHQPLPLILTGPKSSEPYFRSLDAFVRATLGDAAARHYEIIIGDAEAVGQSMKTSMGHIREFRKAIGDAYSFNWSLHIPPDFQQPFEPTHENMAKLDLHLEQPPEDLACNLRKAFSGIVAGNVKDKGIKAIEQHGPFKLSGEQKLMQLIDKLLQDFVAQHRMKLPGSTYEPCYEIQL; encoded by the coding sequence ATGATCACCTATGTAAACCCTGTTGGCAGCATGGCACTGTTGTCCCAGCTGGAGGTCGACGATCTCCAGCAAGCGGCGGCTGGCGAAATTTACCAGCTCTATCGCAATTGCACGCTGGCTGTGCTCAATAGTGGCAGTAAAACCGACTCGTCAAAGGAAATACTCGAAAAATATCAGAATTTTTCGGTCAACATCATCAGCCGCGAACGAGGGGTAAAACTGGAACTGTTTAATGCCCCGACTTCGGCCTTTGTTGACGGAGAAATTATCCGCGGCTTACAGGAACATCTGTTCTCTGTCCTGCGCGACATCCTCTATGTCAGCAAACTGGAAGCAGAAATTGGTCTGAATCTCAGCAATTCCAGCCATATCACCAATCTGGTTTTTTCTATTTTGCGCAATGCGCATACTGTCCGGACCGGCGAAATTCCGAATGTCGTTGTTTGCTGGGGTGGTCACTCCATCAATGACGAGGAATATCATTATTGCCGTGAGGTTGGTTATCATCTGGGGCTCAGAGATCTGAATATTTGCACCGGCTGTGGTCCAGGAGCCATGGAAGGCCCGATGAAGGGGGCGGCAGTAGGTCATGCCAACCAGCGATTCCCTCATCGCCGCTATATCGGGTTATCCGAACCCTCCATCATCGCGGCGGAACCGCCTAATCCGATTGTCACGGAACTGGTCATTTTGCCGGATATTGAAAAACGTCTGGAAGCCTTCGTACGACTGGGACACGGGATTGTGATTTTCCCCGGCGGTGTCGGCACCGCAGAAGAATTACTCTATATTCTAGGCATACTGATGAATCCGGCCAACCAACATCAGCCGTTACCACTGATCCTGACCGGTCCGAAAAGCAGTGAACCCTATTTCCGATCTTTGGATGCCTTTGTCAGAGCGACGCTTGGTGATGCCGCCGCACGCCACTATGAAATCATTATTGGTGATGCCGAAGCCGTGGGTCAGTCCATGAAAACATCCATGGGTCATATTCGCGAGTTCCGTAAAGCCATTGGTGATGCTTACTCCTTTAACTGGTCACTTCATATTCCGCCAGATTTTCAACAACCCTTTGAACCGACACACGAAAATATGGCCAAGCTCGATCTGCATCTGGAACAACCGCCTGAAGATCTTGCCTGTAATTTACGTAAAGCCTTTTCCGGTATTGTGGCCGGTAATGTTAAAGACAAAGGTATCAAAGCCATTGAACAGCATGGTCCCTTCAAGTTATCGGGTGAACAGAAACTCATGCAACTGATAGACAAATTGTTGCAGGATTTTGTAGCACAGCATCGCATGAAGCTACCCGGTTCCACCTATGAACCTTGTTATGAAATTCAACTCTGA
- a CDS encoding methyl-accepting chemotaxis protein has protein sequence MVEELNTQSAEISKIVTTIGSIAAQTNLLALNAAIEAARAGEQGRGFAVVADEVRNLAAKTTQSTGEIDQMVLKNNQLVTSAKVAMTQVTAQASDNSRLITEAAGIIQEILKGAVHVSETVGHLVNNSAHTR, from the coding sequence TTGGTTGAGGAACTGAACACCCAGTCGGCCGAGATCTCCAAAATTGTCACCACTATCGGCTCCATTGCTGCACAGACCAACCTGTTGGCATTAAATGCCGCTATCGAAGCCGCCCGCGCGGGTGAACAAGGACGAGGATTTGCGGTCGTTGCCGATGAAGTCCGCAATCTGGCAGCAAAAACAACCCAATCAACCGGTGAAATTGATCAAATGGTATTGAAGAACAACCAACTGGTTACGAGTGCGAAAGTTGCCATGACGCAAGTTACCGCTCAGGCTTCAGACAATTCGCGGCTGATCACGGAAGCAGCGGGGATCATTCAGGAAATACTAAAAGGTGCCGTTCATGTATCAGAAACGGTCGGGCATCTCGTGAATAACTCTGCGCACACCCGTTAA
- the rlmM gene encoding 23S rRNA (cytidine(2498)-2'-O)-methyltransferase RlmM, translating into MNHLMFYCRPGFEKDMAAEIQDKAVALECFGFSRVIDNSGFVLYECYGEQDAEKLARRLPFRELIFARQMLVVFKQLSGMDLQDRISPIIEALEGMPEFGELRVETADTNEAKELSTFCRKFSVPLRQALRAAGKLTQEENERRPVLHLFFLKNDAVWLGYSYPNNNSPFHMGIPRLRFPSDAPSRSTLKLEEAFYMFIPVEDDEIRLCSGLTAVDLGACPGGWTYQLVKRGMMVTAVDNGPMAESLMETGQVKHVLDDGFKYRPTKKNPYWLVCDMVEKPARITHLIAQWFREGYCQEAIFNLKLPMKKRYAEVEHNLAVLKEWLSELEGDYVIQAKQLYHDREEITVHVYDERKLARRRSGAFN; encoded by the coding sequence ATGAACCACCTGATGTTCTATTGTCGTCCGGGATTTGAAAAAGATATGGCCGCGGAGATCCAGGATAAGGCAGTGGCACTGGAGTGTTTCGGCTTTTCCCGTGTCATCGATAACAGTGGCTTTGTCTTGTATGAATGTTATGGCGAGCAGGATGCTGAAAAGCTGGCACGCCGTTTACCATTTCGGGAGCTGATTTTTGCCCGCCAGATGCTGGTCGTGTTCAAGCAATTAAGCGGGATGGATCTGCAGGATCGTATTTCGCCAATTATTGAAGCCCTGGAAGGGATGCCGGAATTCGGTGAACTGCGGGTAGAAACAGCGGATACCAATGAAGCCAAGGAATTATCGACCTTCTGCCGTAAATTCAGCGTGCCATTACGTCAGGCGTTACGTGCTGCCGGTAAATTGACGCAGGAAGAAAACGAGCGGCGTCCGGTGCTGCACCTCTTTTTCCTGAAAAATGATGCCGTATGGCTTGGATATTCTTATCCGAACAATAATTCGCCTTTCCATATGGGGATCCCGCGGTTGCGTTTCCCATCGGATGCTCCCAGCCGTTCGACCCTGAAACTGGAAGAGGCATTCTATATGTTCATTCCGGTGGAAGATGACGAAATCCGCTTATGCTCGGGTCTGACCGCTGTAGATCTGGGGGCCTGCCCGGGTGGTTGGACTTACCAGCTGGTTAAACGCGGCATGATGGTCACGGCGGTGGATAACGGCCCAATGGCCGAATCGTTGATGGAAACCGGCCAGGTTAAACACGTGCTCGACGATGGTTTTAAATATCGTCCGACCAAGAAAAATCCTTACTGGCTGGTGTGTGACATGGTGGAAAAGCCGGCCCGTATTACCCATCTGATTGCCCAGTGGTTTCGCGAAGGATACTGTCAGGAAGCGATTTTCAATCTGAAGTTGCCGATGAAAAAACGCTATGCCGAGGTAGAACATAACCTGGCTGTCTTGAAAGAGTGGTTATCTGAGCTGGAAGGTGACTATGTCATTCAGGCGAAACAGTTGTATCACGATCGTGAAGAGATCACCGTGCACGTCTATGATGAGCGGAAACTAGCACGGCGCCGTTCCGGTGCATTCAATTGA
- the xni gene encoding flap endonuclease Xni — translation MAHLLILDALNLIRRIHSVQSKQQPDDVAAQLAATDITMQRAVRTILQEANPSHVIAVFDSESPGWRKELYPAYKEGRTAMPEGLRQGLNQLQDSLFKLGIDSLVSETDEADDLIATLTKPLMSHQHQVTLISTDKGFCQLLDQGLQIRDYFNKRWLDHAFVQQQYGLQPAQLVDFWALTGISGMNIKGVAGIGEKTAQQLLTEYGTLMQLLNADSSQNKKVQLVQQNRDVCLLAQQLVRLKDDIPLGFNLRDLRYPPLDKAIC, via the coding sequence ATGGCCCACCTGCTAATACTGGATGCGCTGAATTTGATCCGGCGCATTCACTCCGTCCAGAGTAAACAGCAACCTGATGATGTGGCAGCACAATTGGCTGCCACCGATATCACCATGCAGCGCGCAGTCAGAACCATCTTACAGGAAGCCAATCCCAGCCACGTCATTGCTGTTTTTGACAGTGAAAGCCCCGGTTGGCGAAAGGAGCTATATCCAGCCTATAAAGAAGGCCGTACCGCAATGCCGGAAGGATTGCGGCAAGGTTTAAATCAGCTGCAAGATTCACTGTTTAAATTAGGGATCGATTCACTGGTCTCGGAAACTGACGAAGCTGACGATTTAATCGCGACTTTGACCAAACCGCTGATGAGCCATCAGCATCAGGTCACCTTGATCTCCACCGATAAAGGCTTCTGCCAGTTGCTGGATCAGGGTTTGCAGATCCGCGATTACTTCAATAAACGCTGGCTGGATCATGCCTTTGTACAACAGCAATATGGATTGCAACCTGCTCAATTAGTGGATTTTTGGGCGTTGACCGGTATCAGCGGCATGAACATCAAAGGCGTCGCCGGTATCGGAGAAAAAACAGCTCAACAACTGCTTACCGAATACGGCACCCTGATGCAGTTATTAAATGCAGACAGCAGCCAGAATAAGAAAGTACAACTGGTGCAGCAAAACCGCGATGTCTGCCTGCTGGCTCAACAGCTGGTTCGCCTGAAAGACGATATTCCACTGGGGTTCAATCTGCGGGATTTGCGCTACCCTCCTCTCGATAAGGCTATTTGCTAG